A stretch of DNA from Phycisphaerales bacterium:
AGCCCAGCCAGTCTCAATCAACGTCTCTGCAGCAGCGATGAAGTCAGTAAAGGTATTGGGCTTATGTTCGTACTTTGCCTGCTCATACCAGTGGCGACCCATTTCGCCGCCACCACGAACATGGGCAACTGCATATACAACACCACGGTCAAGAAGTGACAGGATGACTGAAGAAAAATATGGATCCATGGATGCACCATAAGAGCCATAACCATAGAGGAGGCAGGGATTGCTGCCATCAGGCTTCACACCTTTCTTGCATACAAGTGAGATGGGAATCATGGTGCCATCAGGCGATTTAGCTTCGATTCGATGAGTGACGTATGACGCGGCATCATGTCCGCCGCGTACTGGTTGAATTTTGAGCGTCTTTGCTTTGCCAGTGCCGTCGAGTCGTGTTTCCATCACTTTTTCCGGCTGCGTGGGAGACTCGTAGTTGTAGCGTAAGACGTCGGTATGAAATTCTTTATTCACATTCATACCAAGTGTTGAGACACGTTCTGAAGCCGGTATCTGATGTGAAGAACCATTGGTGAGATCAACAACACGTAAGCGGCTGTAGCCTCCGCGTCGCTCTGAGAGGACCAAAAAATTATCAAAGACATTAATATCAGTGACATAGACCTCAGGATCATGTGCGATCACAGTTTCCCACTCGCCTGGCGTTGAGGTTGATCGGCGCTGCACTTTAAAGTTCTGTGCATCATCTTCATTCGTGCGTTTATAAATGTAGTCTCCGCCGTGATCAATGTCATATTCACTGCCAGTTTGGCGAGGCTGTACGCTGGTGAATGCAGTGGTCGCATCGTTGGAATCAAGCGTCCACCATTGGCTGGTCTCACTTGATTCAGCACGAGCGAGAATTGCATCACCTGAACGACTGCGGGCAACCGACATCGAGAATCGTCCATCAGGTTCTTCCAAAAGCAGAACATCCTCATTCGGATTGCTACCAACCTGATGCCTAAAGATTCGATCTGATCGATTTGTCTCATCAAGACGCTCATAGAAAACGGTTTGATTGTCATTTGCCCAGGCAAGGCCCCAAGGAGAAATATCGGTGACAGAGTCGTCAATGATCTCGCCAGTATTAAGATCGACGACGATCATCTGGCATCTTTCATATCCTGAATGATCGATGATGTAAGCCAATTTCTGATGATCAGGACTAACCTGGGCGTTTGTCACCTTTGTGAAGTCATGGCCCTCGGACAGTTTATTAATGTCGAGAACGACTTGCTCAGAGCCGCCTTCTCGCTGCGTACGAATTCGAATGGGGTAACTTTGTCCTTGCACCGTCTTCGATGAATACATGTATGGTCCATGCGGGTGCGGTACAGAGGCGTCATCCTCTTGGATACGGCCAAGCATCTCCGAATAAAGCAAATCTGTGAGCCCGTCCAAATCGGCAGTCCGATTCTTGGTGTATTCATTTTCTGCCTCCAGATATGCAATGACATCTGGATTGTCTTTGTCTCGAAGCCAGAAGTAGGGGTCCACAAGTGTGCGGCTATGAATCTCCGTTAAATGTGGCTTTGCCTGCACATCGGGGGGGGTTAGCCCGGCCTGTTGGCTGATTGAATTGGTGGGATCCATCATGAGTGTCGCGATCAGAATAATGTTGAGCATGGGTTCATTGTATCTGGAGAATGACTTTATATGGTGCGCCGCAATAAGTCAGGCGGGGAGGTAAGATTGACCTATCAAACCTTCGCCACCCCAGCTTCTAGAGAATCGATTCGACCTCTATTCGTTCCTGAAAACGGAATTGAAGCCAGTTCCTGGCAGGTGGAAGCGAGCCCTTCGCATCAGTCTCACCAGCATGATTGGCCTTATCGTTGCTCTCATGCTTCATATAGAAGAGCCGTATTGGACCTTGGTGACCATTTATATGCTGTCGATGCCGACTGTCGGATCGACCATTACCCGAATGTTGCAACGCATCCTTGGAACAGCTATTGGCGCCCTGATAGGTGTCATGATTGCTTCGGCTTTTCCTCAAGAGCCTGCAGCACTCATACTGGCTTTTGCAGCGGCGTTATTCGTTTTTCTATACGTCGGATTGGTACAGGCTGTCGCGCCATACGCCATGTATCTTGGTGCAGTCACCATCATTTTAATTACATCTTCGATATGGGACAATCCTGGGAACGTGCCAGCAAGCGCCTGGGAACGTTTTGAAAATGTGACGCTTGGCGTCATTGTGTCTACATTCGGTTATTTGCTTTTTTGGCCAGTGACAGCAAAGTCGGGTTTAGTCGAATCAATGTGTGACAAGCTGAGAAGATCTTCTGTTCGTATAGATGATCTTCTCAAAGTGTGCGAAAACAATACCACCAAAGAGATCGAGTTGACGCCACTGCTGCACACCAACTTGTTGGCAACGCAGATAAATTTGTTGCATGAAGCTGAGCTAGAAGATCAATATATTCGAAAGCGACGTGATTGTATTTTGTCGCTCATGACTGCAATTGATCAAATCGCAACACAAACAGTCGCTCTTCAACGTGGTTTTTCGCTTGGGCATATGGAGTCTACATCAGAGGATCTGAAACGCAAGATCATGAAGGGACTCTCCATGGTGCGAGACGTTTGCGATCAAATGATCTGTGATCTAAAAAATAATGAAATCGAAAAGGCACCAAATAATGCCCCAATACGTCAACTCGCAGATGAAATTGATGAGCTGGTTACATCAAATGAATCACCGGAGGTGATTCCGTTGGCTGTTGCAGTCGGTGTTTTGCTGGGTAACGCGGCGAATGCTCCGGAAGTACTAGCTTGGTGGGCAGGTGGCACGCCAAAAGATAAGTATGACAATCCACTCAAAGACACAAGGTTGTGGCGCCCAGTGAGCCAACTGGTGAGAGACATTGATAGAAAAGCTTTTTTGACCGCGACGAAAGGAGTGCTTGCTGCGACAGTGGCGGTCATCTTAGCCTCGCTTACAGAGTGGCAGAGTGTGGGCGCAACTGCCATGGTGTCGACCATTATCGTGATACAGCCGACGGTAGGGGCCTCGCGCGCTAAATCGCTGCTTCGAATATCCGGTTGTATTGTTGGTTCTGTCATTGGTGTTGTCGGTATTATTATTCTGAGTCCAAATACCATAGACGTGGCTTGGTTTGTTTTGTTTGTAGGTGGATTTTCATGGCTTGCCGGCTGGATTATGGGTGGATCAGCTCGCACATCTTATGCCGGTGTACAGTTGGGTTTAGCTGCTTCAATTGCAATGGTGACACTCGCGCCGAGTGATGATGTGATGGGTGGACTCGATCGAGTGTTTGGAATTTTTCTAGGTATTCTTATTGCGCTACCAGTTGTGCGGTACTTTTATCCAGTCTCTGCAGCAAGAGAACTACTTGAGGCTATTTCAGAAGCAATCCGTACAATTGCAAGTGGGCTGAATATGGGATTAGGTGAACTCAGTGAAGAGCAGCGGGCGCGACCTACAAAAGGGTACCGATATCGAGTGAGTTGGCTCTTGGCCGATGCGTATCGTTTTCGTGAAGAAGCACGCCTTGAGCAGGACCTCACGCCACGAGATTGGTGTCCGGCATTAGAGGTAATTAGTTGTCTTCAAGAGTGCATGTTAATGATGATGCTTCTGATACGTAATCGACTCCGACATGGTGTCCGAGACCATCTCAGTAACATGCCTGAGTTTGTCATGCTGCGCGAAGGAATGATGGCTCGATTGAATGAAATTGCTGATTATCTTTGTGATGGTGAACCTCTATCGCCCTCAAATATGAATGAGTTATATAAGCGGGCGGAAGAGCGAATTAAAGGTAGGAAAGAAGAGTACTTGTTGGAAATGAAACAACAATTGACGGTCATAACCGCTTCCTTAGGTTACTACGAATCGCTGGTAAAGTGGATTGAGAAGATAGAAATCGCTGTTGAGAATACGCGTGAAGCTTATCCACCTAAAGTATTGCGGCGGCGGTTTTCACGGCCATCTTTGGAGCGCAAGTCTCCAGTTGCATAAATCAGTGCTGCTGAAGCGGTCAGTAAGTCGGCGCGACTTGTAATACGCGTCGATTGCGCATCTGCAAGACTGTATTGTGCTGCGAGCACTTCGGGAAGCGTACTTAAGCCAACGCTGAATGAAGCCTCAATGGCATCGGCGGACTCTTGTGAGCTTTCTAGAAGTGCTTCTGACCACTGATAGCGTCGCGTCGCTGCTTCATAATTAAAAAAAGCGTCCCACACTTCACCAGCAGCATCCAGTCTTATTTCATCGAGATGTGCTAGTGCCTGTTGATGTTGAGCTCGCGCAAGGCGCACATTGTTATCAAGAGCACCACCTTCAAAGAAAATCCACGATCCAACAACCCCGACAGACCAAATCGGTGAGAAATAATCACCATCTGCGGGAGGCGTGACAATATCATCGATGTGATATTTGGCATAGTTGAGGCCAAACATTCCCTCAAAGTCAATTTGCGGTCGTAGCATCGCCTCTGCAAATTGAATACCGGCCTCAGTTGCACGGACTTCAGCGACAGCCGCGGTAAGATCAGGGCGCATGGCGAATGCCAGTTCCACGAGTTGGTCGAGATCGATAGGCAGTTCATCGGGTAGCGGTGTTTCGCTATTGAGTTCAAATGCGATGCGAACATCTGGCCGAAGCCCCATAGCGGTTAACAAATTGGCACGAGAACTATGCACATCAGCACGAGCTTGTTCAACCTCATAACTGGCAAGGGCAAATCGTTGCCTTGCGAGAAGAACTTGCGGCATTGTTGCTAGGCCCACGAGCAGTTGTTCTTCTGATCCTTGCAAAACAGTTTCTGCTAGGGTGAGATCACTTAGCGCAGCGGTCAATAAACCATCAGCAGCTTCCAGAGTGAAGAAGTGAGTTTGTACATCAAACAAAACCTTTTGGATTTCGCGGTTGAAATCGTAGTTTGCCGCAATCAGGGCATATTTCATCTGGTCGTCTGCTGCCTCGCGACGACCAAAATCTAAGACAGTCCAGGTTGCAGTCACGCCTGGGCCTGTATCGAGCTGGTCGAGCTGTAAGACATTTTGTTCGCCACCAAGCCCAAGAACCTGACGGCCATAGATTGCCTGAATCCAGGCTGTCATTGTCGGATACCACGCCGCTCTCGAGATACCGTATTCAGCGGCGGCTGCTCGAGCCGCCGCCCAGGCTTGGCGTGTTTTAGGGCTATTAAGTAAAGCCAAGTCTGCAGCGATTGTCAGATCGATCAGTTCAGGAACATTGTCAAGGGTTGGATTGGATGGTAGGCCATGAGGCGTCATTTCTTGTTGAGGGGATGGCTGTAAGTTTTTGGGGCGTTGTTGTTGGGGCCACCACTCCGGTGACCATGAAGCCACAGGTGTCGGTGGAGAGAAAGCATATGGATCCCATTCAGCCATTGGCCCTGGGCCACAACCATTAATAACTAAGAGTCCAGCCGTGAAGATACCAATCAGTGTTTTTTCAGTTTTATGCATTGTTGGATGATATCGGGCATTTATCGGCAACAGGCTCAAAACTGTTAGACTGCTTTTATGATGAGT
This window harbors:
- a CDS encoding S9 family peptidase → MLNIILIATLMMDPTNSISQQAGLTPPDVQAKPHLTEIHSRTLVDPYFWLRDKDNPDVIAYLEAENEYTKNRTADLDGLTDLLYSEMLGRIQEDDASVPHPHGPYMYSSKTVQGQSYPIRIRTQREGGSEQVVLDINKLSEGHDFTKVTNAQVSPDHQKLAYIIDHSGYERCQMIVVDLNTGEIIDDSVTDISPWGLAWANDNQTVFYERLDETNRSDRIFRHQVGSNPNEDVLLLEEPDGRFSMSVARSRSGDAILARAESSETSQWWTLDSNDATTAFTSVQPRQTGSEYDIDHGGDYIYKRTNEDDAQNFKVQRRSTSTPGEWETVIAHDPEVYVTDINVFDNFLVLSERRGGYSRLRVVDLTNGSSHQIPASERVSTLGMNVNKEFHTDVLRYNYESPTQPEKVMETRLDGTGKAKTLKIQPVRGGHDAASYVTHRIEAKSPDGTMIPISLVCKKGVKPDGSNPCLLYGYGSYGASMDPYFSSVILSLLDRGVVYAVAHVRGGGEMGRHWYEQAKYEHKPNTFTDFIAAAETLIETGWASPNRLAIRGASAGGLLIGNVINQRPDLFAVAHAGVPFVDVINTMLDPSIPLTEMEYEEWGNPQQEQYFESMLSYSPYDNVHPQAYPALLITAGLNDPRVPYWEAAKWTAKLRDQSVSDDVILLKTNMGAGHGGASGRYERLREIAFEYAFILDHLGVGKDLKEMQ
- a CDS encoding FUSC family protein, which produces MKPVPGRWKRALRISLTSMIGLIVALMLHIEEPYWTLVTIYMLSMPTVGSTITRMLQRILGTAIGALIGVMIASAFPQEPAALILAFAAALFVFLYVGLVQAVAPYAMYLGAVTIILITSSIWDNPGNVPASAWERFENVTLGVIVSTFGYLLFWPVTAKSGLVESMCDKLRRSSVRIDDLLKVCENNTTKEIELTPLLHTNLLATQINLLHEAELEDQYIRKRRDCILSLMTAIDQIATQTVALQRGFSLGHMESTSEDLKRKIMKGLSMVRDVCDQMICDLKNNEIEKAPNNAPIRQLADEIDELVTSNESPEVIPLAVAVGVLLGNAANAPEVLAWWAGGTPKDKYDNPLKDTRLWRPVSQLVRDIDRKAFLTATKGVLAATVAVILASLTEWQSVGATAMVSTIIVIQPTVGASRAKSLLRISGCIVGSVIGVVGIIILSPNTIDVAWFVLFVGGFSWLAGWIMGGSARTSYAGVQLGLAASIAMVTLAPSDDVMGGLDRVFGIFLGILIALPVVRYFYPVSAARELLEAISEAIRTIASGLNMGLGELSEEQRARPTKGYRYRVSWLLADAYRFREEARLEQDLTPRDWCPALEVISCLQECMLMMMLLIRNRLRHGVRDHLSNMPEFVMLREGMMARLNEIADYLCDGEPLSPSNMNELYKRAEERIKGRKEEYLLEMKQQLTVITASLGYYESLVKWIEKIEIAVENTREAYPPKVLRRRFSRPSLERKSPVA
- a CDS encoding TolC family protein, with translation MHKTEKTLIGIFTAGLLVINGCGPGPMAEWDPYAFSPPTPVASWSPEWWPQQQRPKNLQPSPQQEMTPHGLPSNPTLDNVPELIDLTIAADLALLNSPKTRQAWAAARAAAAEYGISRAAWYPTMTAWIQAIYGRQVLGLGGEQNVLQLDQLDTGPGVTATWTVLDFGRREAADDQMKYALIAANYDFNREIQKVLFDVQTHFFTLEAADGLLTAALSDLTLAETVLQGSEEQLLVGLATMPQVLLARQRFALASYEVEQARADVHSSRANLLTAMGLRPDVRIAFELNSETPLPDELPIDLDQLVELAFAMRPDLTAAVAEVRATEAGIQFAEAMLRPQIDFEGMFGLNYAKYHIDDIVTPPADGDYFSPIWSVGVVGSWIFFEGGALDNNVRLARAQHQQALAHLDEIRLDAAGEVWDAFFNYEAATRRYQWSEALLESSQESADAIEASFSVGLSTLPEVLAAQYSLADAQSTRITSRADLLTASAALIYATGDLRSKDGRENRRRNTLGG